Genomic segment of Nitrospirota bacterium:
CTCTGGTCCAATGGTCGGGAGCTGGTCCAATTCGCACCGGACATTGACCACTGTCTCGCCGGTGAGAAAGGGCACCAAATCCAACAGGTGAACCCCGAATTCCAAGAGCGCCCCGCGTTGACCTGGTATCAATGCCTGAACCTGAGCGCTGGCTTTCGTTTCAATCCGGCTGGTGAAGGTGGCGTACCGGAGCCGACCGAGCTCCGGCAAGTGATCTTTCAGCAACAGAATCGTTGAGTCGAAACGCATGGTCTGTGCGGTCATGAGCATTACACCTGCCTCTTCTGCTGCCCTCACCATCGCCCCAGCTTCATGACCTGTCGGCGCTAACGGCTTTTCGATAAGAATCGGCTTCCCCGCCTTCACAGCCTGGAGACAGATCTCAGATGAAAGCGACGGAGGGGTCACCACAACGATAGCTTCTACCCGTGGGTCGGCGATCAAATCGCGATAGTCCCCATAGATAGGAATGTCTTTCGTCGAGAGTGACGGTAGCCCCTCTCCGATTCGTTTTCGACCGAGCGCGACGAGGCTCGCTTCTGGCAGATCATGGAGCAGGTGATGGATGTACCGGCTGCCATGCCGACCGACACCAATCAGACCGATTTTCAGTGACATCGCCTCCCTCCAAACCCTATCGATGTGAAAACTGTAGTCCGCCGCACAAGCAGGGTCAACTACCACTCACCCCTTGCCGCAAGATTGACAACCCGACAACCTGGTCCCTATAGTACGCGCGCATCGCATGAATCCCGTCTCAAGATGACAACACTCAGATGGCCTTGACGGAAAAGAGATTGCCGCAATGATATCCACCATCGCCCCATTTACGTTAGATCAAATCGGTACCGGCACGGCACGCTTTCCAAGCGGCGTCGCCATTCCTACGCTGACAGATGCCGCCGTCGATCC
This window contains:
- a CDS encoding Gfo/Idh/MocA family oxidoreductase, which encodes MSLKIGLIGVGRHGSRYIHHLLHDLPEASLVALGRKRIGEGLPSLSTKDIPIYGDYRDLIADPRVEAIVVVTPPSLSSEICLQAVKAGKPILIEKPLAPTGHEAGAMVRAAEEAGVMLMTAQTMRFDSTILLLKDHLPELGRLRYATFTSRIETKASAQVQALIPGQRGALLEFGVHLLDLVPFLTGETVVNVRCELDQLPTIGPETMAIVQAQTTSGLRCVMDIARVSVGRVARTEWVGTHGQLAADWCHHRVTAVIGDRGPQEWVVQPQQTILATLRAFVHAIETKTPPPITGHDGWRAVEVADACYRSAEQDGATVTVTFDARET